The following proteins are encoded in a genomic region of Catellatospora sp. TT07R-123:
- a CDS encoding SIS domain-containing protein — protein MAIPPLEGAAGVRGNRWFDEALLDDAPGLAARDPGGMLRAIASAGAQVREATTLTAEVDLTHLADEGRPRAIVVVGAGTAARTGDILTTIAGPRCLVPVLTHRSVEVPAWIGAADVVIAVSASGRSPEALAVAEAAGRRGARLVGIGAPGSPLQSVAERYRAPFIPVPRRGAARANLWGLAVPVLLTARSLGLVKVNEADLAETATRLDLEADRCRPTAETFVNRAKTLALNLAGSVPVIWGDSPLAAVAAVRYGDMLSANARYPVVTDALGEAGRGRVGLLDGVFGALAALEKDIFADPEVDGPSADPPRLKVVLLCDGGLADENSAAQTTDRRAEVVQDIAARRGIEVDVLTAEGGSALERFASLVAATDFASVYLGLGHGLDPMAVPAVTELKEQLRK, from the coding sequence ATGGCCATCCCGCCGCTGGAAGGCGCCGCGGGCGTACGCGGCAACCGGTGGTTCGACGAGGCGCTGCTCGACGATGCCCCGGGCCTGGCCGCCCGGGACCCGGGCGGGATGCTGCGCGCCATCGCCTCGGCGGGCGCGCAGGTGCGCGAGGCGACGACCCTCACCGCCGAGGTGGACCTGACCCACCTGGCTGACGAGGGGCGCCCCCGGGCGATCGTGGTGGTGGGTGCCGGTACGGCAGCCCGTACCGGTGACATCCTCACCACCATCGCCGGGCCCCGCTGCCTGGTGCCCGTGCTGACCCACCGCAGTGTCGAGGTGCCCGCCTGGATCGGCGCGGCCGACGTGGTGATCGCGGTGTCGGCCTCCGGCCGCTCGCCGGAGGCGCTGGCGGTCGCGGAGGCGGCCGGGCGCCGCGGGGCGCGGCTGGTCGGGATCGGTGCCCCCGGCTCGCCGCTCCAGTCGGTGGCCGAGCGCTACCGGGCCCCGTTCATCCCGGTGCCCCGCCGCGGCGCGGCGCGGGCGAACCTGTGGGGCCTGGCCGTGCCGGTGCTGCTCACCGCACGGTCGCTCGGCCTGGTCAAGGTCAACGAGGCCGACCTGGCCGAGACCGCGACCCGGCTGGACCTGGAGGCCGACCGCTGCCGGCCGACCGCGGAGACCTTCGTCAACCGGGCCAAGACCCTCGCGCTGAACCTGGCCGGTTCGGTGCCGGTCATCTGGGGCGACTCGCCGCTGGCGGCGGTCGCGGCGGTGCGCTACGGCGACATGCTGTCGGCCAACGCCCGCTACCCGGTCGTCACCGACGCGCTCGGCGAGGCCGGCCGCGGGCGGGTCGGCCTGCTCGACGGCGTCTTCGGTGCGCTGGCCGCGCTGGAGAAGGACATCTTCGCTGATCCGGAGGTCGACGGGCCTTCGGCCGACCCTCCGCGTCTGAAAGTGGTGCTGCTGTGCGACGGTGGTCTCGCCGACGAGAACAGTGCGGCGCAGACGACGGACCGGCGGGCCGAGGTCGTGCAGGACATCGCCGCGAGGCGGGGTATCGAGGTGGACGTGCTCACCGCTGAGGGAGGCTCGGCGCTGGAGCGCTTCGCCTCGCTCGTGGCGGCGACCGACTTCGCCTCGGTGTACCTCGGGCTCGGGCATGGCCTGGACCCGATGGCGGTGCCGGCCGTCACGGAGCTGAAGGAGCAGTTGCGCAAGTGA
- a CDS encoding Trm112 family protein, with translation MSLDPQLLEILACPAEDHAPLRHDPEAQTLTCTSCGRVYPVRDGLPVLLLDEVLTGKAGA, from the coding sequence GTGTCGCTCGACCCGCAACTGCTCGAGATTCTCGCCTGCCCGGCGGAGGATCACGCTCCGCTGCGCCACGACCCCGAGGCGCAGACGCTGACCTGCACCTCGTGCGGCCGGGTGTACCCGGTGCGCGATGGGCTGCCGGTGCTGCTGCTCGACGAGGTGCTGACCGGCAAGGCGGGTGCCTGA